A window of Anaerolineae bacterium contains these coding sequences:
- a CDS encoding response regulator, whose protein sequence is MASKRILVVDDERLTRISLADFLREAGYETVAASNGQTALQLQQEHSFDVCIVDIRMPGPDGVETILALHRVAPGTRFIIYTGSLQFTLPLSLEELGLSEGHIVRKPVLDMQIFVTFIEQTSLNK, encoded by the coding sequence ATGGCCAGCAAACGCATTTTGGTGGTAGACGACGAGCGGTTGACCCGTATCTCCCTGGCCGATTTTTTGCGAGAAGCAGGTTACGAGACGGTTGCGGCCAGCAACGGCCAAACAGCCCTGCAACTCCAGCAAGAACACAGTTTTGACGTGTGTATTGTAGATATCCGCATGCCTGGCCCGGATGGCGTTGAAACCATTCTCGCGCTCCACCGGGTTGCGCCCGGCACCCGTTTTATTATCTATACCGGCTCCCTACAATTTACGCTGCCGTTGTCCTTAGAAGAGCTGGGGTTATCAGAAGGCCACATTGTGCGCAAACCTGTGCTCGACATGCAAATTTTTGTAACCTTCATCGAACAAACCTCATTGAACAAATGA